Proteins found in one Stigmatella erecta genomic segment:
- a CDS encoding arginyl-transferase family protein, producing the protein MANVHHHSTEPPGPCTYLPEQFSSLEQKLMTDVTPEELGAMLARGWRRFGPVYFRPACRACAECVTLRIPTAAFQPNRSQRRARAACAGFRVEIGPPRVDAERLALYHAWHGWREHAREWESSELSEREYFLQFAFPHPCARELAWYDDAAEGGPRLIAIGLCDETPEAWSAAYFFFHPDYAHCSLGTANVVKQVEIAQARGLPHVYLGYRVQGCASLRYKGHFRPHELLKGSPGPDETPQWLPWQEPEPSRPEE; encoded by the coding sequence ATGGCGAATGTGCATCACCACAGCACGGAACCTCCCGGGCCGTGCACCTACTTGCCCGAGCAGTTCTCCTCGCTCGAACAGAAGCTGATGACGGACGTGACGCCGGAGGAGCTCGGCGCGATGCTGGCGCGGGGCTGGCGGCGGTTTGGCCCCGTCTACTTCCGGCCGGCGTGCCGGGCGTGCGCCGAGTGCGTCACCCTGCGCATCCCCACGGCGGCCTTCCAGCCCAACCGCAGCCAGCGCCGGGCCCGGGCCGCCTGCGCGGGCTTCCGGGTGGAGATCGGCCCCCCGCGCGTCGACGCGGAGCGGCTGGCGCTCTACCACGCGTGGCACGGCTGGCGGGAGCACGCGCGGGAGTGGGAGTCCTCGGAGCTGAGTGAGCGGGAGTACTTCCTCCAGTTCGCCTTTCCGCACCCGTGCGCGCGGGAGCTGGCCTGGTACGACGACGCGGCCGAGGGAGGCCCCCGGCTGATCGCGATTGGCCTGTGCGACGAGACGCCGGAGGCGTGGAGCGCGGCGTACTTCTTCTTTCACCCGGACTACGCCCACTGCTCGCTGGGAACGGCCAACGTGGTGAAGCAGGTGGAGATCGCCCAGGCGCGAGGCCTGCCCCACGTCTATCTGGGCTACCGCGTCCAGGGGTGCGCCTCGTTGCGCTACAAGGGCCACTTCCGTCCCCACGAGCTGCTCAAGGGCAGCCCCGGCCCGGACGAGACGCCGCAGTGGCTCCCCTGGCAGGAGCCGGAGCCTTCGCGCCCGGAGGAGTGA
- a CDS encoding SCO family protein, whose product MGAARLLPILTVVLFAGCWRDKDFAVEPAQTAPPLEAPRASGAAFQLSALRGKVVIVSFGYTACPDVCPTTLSRLNNLQRRLGLLAQDLEVVFVTVDPERDTERRLDDYVSIFNRRFTALRLEGEALTALLAAYRVTATRRYPDTERYGNHALTGEVPYMVDHTGGYFVIGRDGMLRLRIPYDAPLERMQESLEGLLQESL is encoded by the coding sequence ATGGGTGCTGCACGGCTGCTGCCAATCCTGACGGTAGTGCTCTTCGCGGGGTGCTGGCGGGACAAGGACTTCGCGGTGGAGCCCGCGCAGACCGCTCCCCCCTTGGAAGCCCCCCGGGCCTCGGGCGCCGCGTTCCAGCTGAGCGCGCTGCGCGGGAAGGTGGTGATTGTCTCGTTCGGGTACACGGCGTGCCCGGACGTGTGCCCCACCACGCTGTCGCGGCTGAACAACCTCCAGCGGCGGCTGGGCCTGCTGGCGCAGGACCTGGAGGTGGTGTTCGTCACGGTGGATCCAGAGCGGGACACCGAGCGCCGGCTCGATGACTACGTGAGCATCTTCAACCGGCGCTTCACGGCCTTGCGCCTGGAGGGCGAGGCCCTGACGGCCCTGCTGGCGGCGTACCGGGTGACGGCGACGCGGCGGTACCCGGACACGGAGCGCTACGGCAACCATGCCCTCACGGGGGAGGTGCCGTACATGGTGGACCACACGGGGGGCTACTTCGTCATCGGCCGGGACGGGATGTTGCGCCTGCGCATTCCGTACGACGCGCCGCTGGAGCGCATGCAGGAGAGCCTCGAGGGGCTCCTCCAGGAGAGCCTCTAG
- a CDS encoding copper chaperone PCu(A)C → MRGHSAGNLAALLWGVLPGGCGFWQGTEPAPRPEASVRVERARARVTPARVGAVYLSVVNGTAQADRLLSAESANAARVEFHEVVAQEDVLRMVARPEGFAIPAGGGVELVPGGKHLMLYNVQASGAGIDLLLRFEKTGPVRLNVPLLAADEEGR, encoded by the coding sequence ATGCGGGGGCATAGCGCCGGGAATCTGGCGGCCCTGCTCTGGGGGGTGCTGCCCGGGGGCTGCGGCTTCTGGCAGGGGACGGAACCGGCGCCGCGGCCGGAGGCCTCGGTGAGGGTGGAGCGCGCCCGGGCCCGGGTGACGCCCGCCCGGGTGGGGGCCGTGTACCTCTCCGTGGTGAACGGGACGGCACAGGCCGACCGGCTGCTGTCCGCCGAATCCGCGAACGCCGCGAGGGTGGAGTTCCACGAGGTGGTGGCCCAGGAGGACGTGCTGCGCATGGTGGCGCGCCCGGAGGGCTTTGCGATTCCGGCGGGGGGCGGGGTCGAGCTCGTGCCGGGGGGCAAACACCTCATGCTCTACAACGTCCAGGCCTCGGGCGCCGGCATCGACCTGCTGCTTCGCTTCGAGAAGACGGGGCCGGTGCGGCTGAACGTCCCCCTGCTCGCGGCGGATGAGGAAGGGCGGTAA
- a CDS encoding serine/threonine-protein kinase: MTSSPTAEIRIGTIIRDTYELTSLLGRGGMGAVFAARHLRLPGKQVAVKVLTYDEELTHEQLTRFRREAEIASQLGHPNIIEVFDFHTLENGTPYLVMELLRGDSLSRRIKRGPMPIPEVFAIARQMGSALQAAHRAGVVHRDLKPANVFLVPVESEGMVGERVKLLDFGISKILASQTLQTQNDVLMGTPRYMAPEQAMGRNKDVDGRTDLFAFAAILYEMLSGQVPFAGSSIAEIIYRVVNEPPEPLAQLCPQLPPQAAAAVERALAKSPQDRQPDVATFIAELTGTPLQVFPRQGADVIQQPRGALSQADASIPNPERDTGATFVRDNAAPAQSYNTQGAFSSKPGGAAPPPQNLPERTPPSNPHATVPGRASALEPPPPPPAPAAKRPGWVLPAILGGVVLLGGGILAATRLVSTPAPSAPPVSPPVVATEPKPTLPPNGAAPPPTTVVEAPPPTPEPQPEPPPSTPDGGTKTASTDDPPPPRSPGRTGKPEALPEAVKADLAAAEKALAAGNASEAVLLARKSLRTQSTGAAYALLTRAYCRLRDLSNAKAQWRNVPTAYQGKVRTYCKPYDIQF, encoded by the coding sequence ATGACTTCTTCGCCCACCGCAGAAATCCGCATCGGCACCATCATTCGGGACACGTACGAGCTCACCTCCCTGCTCGGCAGGGGAGGGATGGGCGCGGTGTTCGCTGCCCGGCACCTCCGGCTCCCAGGCAAGCAGGTCGCCGTCAAGGTGCTCACCTATGATGAGGAGCTCACCCACGAGCAGCTCACGCGCTTCCGCCGGGAGGCGGAGATCGCCTCGCAGCTCGGGCACCCCAACATCATCGAGGTGTTCGACTTCCACACCCTGGAGAACGGCACCCCCTATCTGGTGATGGAGCTGCTGCGCGGCGACAGCCTGTCGCGCCGGATCAAACGCGGGCCCATGCCCATCCCCGAGGTGTTCGCCATCGCCCGGCAGATGGGCTCGGCGCTTCAGGCCGCCCATCGCGCGGGCGTGGTGCACCGGGACCTCAAGCCCGCCAACGTCTTCCTCGTCCCCGTGGAGTCCGAGGGCATGGTGGGCGAGCGGGTGAAGCTGCTCGACTTCGGCATCTCGAAGATTCTCGCCTCGCAGACCCTGCAGACCCAGAACGACGTGCTCATGGGCACCCCGCGCTACATGGCGCCCGAGCAGGCCATGGGCCGCAACAAGGACGTGGACGGCCGGACCGACCTCTTCGCCTTCGCGGCCATCCTCTATGAGATGCTGAGCGGCCAGGTGCCCTTCGCCGGCTCCTCCATCGCGGAGATCATCTACCGGGTCGTCAACGAGCCGCCCGAGCCGCTCGCCCAGCTCTGCCCGCAGCTGCCCCCGCAGGCCGCGGCCGCCGTGGAGCGGGCGCTGGCCAAGAGCCCTCAGGACCGCCAGCCGGACGTCGCCACCTTCATCGCCGAGCTGACCGGCACGCCCCTCCAGGTGTTCCCCCGGCAAGGGGCCGACGTCATCCAACAGCCCCGGGGGGCGCTCTCCCAGGCGGACGCGTCCATTCCCAACCCCGAGCGGGACACGGGGGCCACCTTCGTCCGGGACAACGCCGCGCCAGCCCAGAGCTACAACACCCAGGGCGCCTTCTCCTCCAAGCCCGGAGGGGCGGCGCCACCACCCCAGAACCTCCCCGAGCGCACGCCGCCTTCCAACCCCCACGCCACGGTGCCCGGACGGGCCAGCGCGCTGGAGCCCCCCCCTCCGCCTCCTGCTCCGGCCGCGAAGCGCCCGGGCTGGGTGCTTCCCGCCATCCTCGGGGGCGTGGTGCTCCTGGGCGGGGGCATCCTCGCGGCCACCCGGCTCGTGTCCACCCCGGCCCCTTCAGCGCCCCCGGTCAGCCCCCCGGTGGTGGCCACCGAGCCCAAGCCCACCCTGCCTCCCAACGGCGCCGCGCCGCCGCCCACCACCGTGGTGGAAGCCCCGCCCCCCACCCCGGAGCCCCAGCCGGAGCCGCCGCCCTCGACGCCTGACGGCGGCACGAAGACGGCGTCCACCGACGACCCGCCGCCCCCGCGTTCGCCGGGGCGCACCGGCAAACCGGAGGCCCTCCCGGAGGCCGTCAAGGCGGACCTCGCCGCCGCCGAGAAGGCGCTGGCCGCGGGAAACGCTTCGGAGGCCGTCCTGCTGGCCCGGAAGAGCCTGCGGACCCAATCCACGGGCGCGGCGTACGCGCTGCTGACCCGGGCCTATTGCCGCCTGAGGGACCTCTCCAATGCCAAGGCGCAATGGAGAAACGTCCCCACCGCCTACCAGGGCAAGGTGCGCACGTACTGCAAGCCCTACGACATCCAGTTCTAA
- a CDS encoding Ig-like domain-containing protein, with translation MASQFLSFRWCLTLGALVLGLASGCSSETTPPRPPPPSRDLPDVDRSTVEVSRATGVRADGLDEVTITVTVLKSDGMPLPGRNVMLKASGEGNTFSPASAQTDEKGVMVSKLVSRVAGPKQVTAQVESTGKPVLLGRAPTVQFIVPPAPQISKLALVGTGLGGVAGSPLKPVLEVQLQDEAGAVIRGATARVKLEVAAGPSLDLKGTVEVNAVDGVARFTELVLQRSGEYKLRAKLNALSVESPSFQVVPAAASVVELTGLPADAVAGSAVGAQVQLYDAFDNAATNYTGTLRIVTSDTTAVIPADLVFSTTDQGRKGFTGLSLHRAGLQTVGVKDTGNEALQGQVEIDVKPGAAARLTFAQAIGQHSVRAALSPVQVALTDAYGNSAGAPTQQVTVTLSPGSGGLEGTATVAPVGGVATFTNLSIAQEGTYTLTAQAQGLPDASSTSFTIVDDVAPAQPVLTQGPTTENSFIVQWNAVGDDGLLGTATSQELRRASTPILTDADFAAATLVFNGAPQAPGSAEQASNTSLAAGTTYHVALKVTDNAGNSVRSASRAFSTTDPSVAKLAFTVQPANGTAGVALADVKVALQDAGGNTVGNATLAVTLGLAEDEPFTPVTVNAVAGIATFPGLTLNKVGTYHFKASSGSLTEVQSNSFSIQPAAAARLDLVGLVGPVTSGVPGSVEVKVFDAFDNVATGFVGTVHFSSTDTAATLPPDYTFTPGDKGHKAFTGVVLQTVGAQTVTVQDLATPSLQDELTVEVGDVSVEELVLEVPSAPVQAGSPFAVTVTLRDGNGNIATGYTGTVSFGSSDGQVTLPTDYAFTAADAGKKTFSGLVLRTAGTQSITVQEAGATGLTDTKSLSVTEGPTASLMLSSPGTATAGASFSVTLSARDAFGNVVTGYTGSASFSSDDVLAELPEAYTFTEGDAGQRVFSATLKSAGTKQVSVTDGTFNTSATLTVGSGTPAKLVFSQQPAHGTVRATLAEVRVALQDGFGNTLSVSEPAVTVALTGGNPASVLSGTTTVSPAEGVASFSGLSVDQEGTAFEFEASATGLPSVKSTAFQVQDDLSPAVAVLSGSADSASSVTLTWAAVGDDGTEGTASSYELRHAATDITTEAQFAAATAVSIPAPQAAGQPETATVTGLTPGAHFFALKVLDGAGNSSRSASVQVELTVPPVVQEGHVIISEFRALGEEFIELRNTTTADLDVHGYVFRNAANDEVNLRAKSDPNGTAGTPVIIPAGGVLMGIPNPSGAIPTTVGFVYGAPGTAFALADTGDTLELYAQVPSHLEDRVDFQSFVTNPNTPLTATAFVGFAGSSTQLDPGSLTAEANDTAANWCVSFYPAGSRAGRIQDTAGAPNGSCKVAVINEVMLDAPSGEDGRVFVELAGPGGSVIGGAKILDIEGKGGAAGTLNTDTDFAPGETDGEFILPAGTRFPADGILLIADATVNNMTSVAGFVEGVDVKARDISLERGGGDTIQLVSAAGTLLDVLGHDTAGASLTVATAFNGLPMYATQTALTPTPTIGTAAPTFARAPNSADSGNNREDFHADPSATPGVANDEVHFTVTGLSPNNSAASAGRNGVTITGTDFSPGLRATFGANPSVPCGLVSPTSATCDAVKNAFELVARVNVSFSNPANVKTPDVQVVGGFTYTGSNNDATPTADPLETDFCNLQFPASISVQRTKPTEPIYGRLYEAGVTESYGDPGGILAEVGYGTSGTNPISHISWQFFPATYNAQVGNDDEFAGSLVPQATGTYSYTYRFSFDNGLHWTYCDTDGAGSNNGLVFEHTKLGVMTVTN, from the coding sequence ATGGCATCTCAATTTCTTTCATTCCGTTGGTGCCTCACGCTGGGCGCCCTCGTGCTGGGCCTGGCGTCTGGCTGCTCGAGTGAAACCACGCCCCCCCGGCCACCGCCTCCCAGCCGGGACTTGCCGGATGTGGATCGCTCCACGGTGGAGGTGAGCCGCGCCACGGGCGTACGGGCCGATGGCCTGGACGAAGTCACCATCACCGTCACCGTGCTCAAGAGCGATGGCATGCCGCTGCCGGGGCGCAACGTGATGCTGAAGGCCTCTGGCGAGGGCAACACCTTCTCGCCGGCCTCGGCGCAGACGGATGAGAAGGGCGTGATGGTGTCGAAGCTGGTGTCCCGCGTGGCGGGGCCGAAGCAGGTGACGGCGCAGGTGGAGTCCACCGGAAAGCCCGTGCTGCTGGGCCGCGCGCCCACGGTGCAGTTCATTGTCCCGCCGGCCCCGCAGATCTCGAAGCTCGCCCTCGTGGGCACGGGCCTCGGGGGCGTGGCGGGCTCTCCGCTGAAGCCAGTGCTGGAGGTGCAGCTCCAGGATGAGGCGGGCGCGGTGATTCGCGGGGCGACGGCCCGGGTCAAGTTGGAGGTGGCAGCGGGGCCTTCCTTGGACTTGAAGGGGACGGTGGAGGTCAACGCGGTGGACGGCGTGGCGCGCTTCACCGAGCTCGTCCTCCAGCGGTCGGGGGAGTACAAGCTCCGGGCAAAGCTGAACGCGCTCTCCGTGGAGAGCCCGTCGTTCCAGGTGGTGCCTGCGGCCGCCTCCGTGGTGGAGCTGACGGGGCTGCCTGCGGACGCGGTGGCGGGCAGCGCGGTGGGCGCCCAGGTCCAGCTGTACGACGCGTTCGACAACGCGGCGACGAACTACACGGGGACCCTGCGCATCGTCACCTCGGACACCACGGCGGTGATTCCGGCGGATCTCGTCTTCTCGACCACGGATCAGGGACGCAAGGGGTTCACGGGACTGTCGCTGCATCGCGCGGGCCTCCAGACGGTCGGTGTGAAGGACACCGGGAACGAGGCGCTCCAGGGGCAGGTAGAGATCGACGTGAAGCCCGGAGCGGCCGCCCGGCTTACCTTCGCCCAGGCGATTGGACAGCACTCCGTGCGCGCGGCCCTGTCCCCGGTCCAGGTCGCCCTCACCGATGCGTACGGCAATTCCGCCGGGGCGCCCACGCAACAGGTCACCGTGACGCTCTCGCCCGGGAGTGGCGGGCTGGAGGGCACCGCCACGGTGGCGCCCGTGGGCGGCGTGGCCACCTTCACGAACCTGAGCATCGCCCAGGAGGGCACCTATACCCTGACCGCCCAGGCACAGGGTCTGCCGGACGCGAGCAGCACCTCCTTCACCATCGTGGATGACGTGGCGCCCGCGCAGCCCGTGCTCACCCAGGGCCCCACCACGGAAAACTCCTTCATCGTCCAGTGGAATGCCGTGGGCGATGATGGGCTGCTGGGCACGGCCACCAGCCAGGAGCTGCGCCGCGCTTCGACGCCCATCCTCACGGATGCGGACTTCGCGGCGGCCACGCTGGTGTTCAATGGGGCGCCCCAGGCTCCGGGATCCGCTGAGCAGGCCTCGAACACCTCGCTCGCGGCGGGCACCACCTACCACGTCGCGTTGAAGGTGACGGATAACGCGGGCAACTCCGTGCGCTCGGCCTCGCGCGCTTTCTCCACCACGGATCCGAGCGTGGCGAAGCTGGCCTTCACGGTTCAGCCGGCGAATGGCACCGCGGGGGTGGCGCTGGCGGACGTGAAGGTGGCCTTGCAGGACGCGGGGGGCAACACGGTGGGCAACGCCACGCTGGCGGTGACGCTCGGCCTGGCCGAGGACGAGCCGTTCACGCCGGTGACGGTGAACGCGGTGGCCGGCATCGCGACCTTCCCGGGCCTCACCCTCAACAAGGTGGGCACCTACCACTTCAAGGCCTCTTCGGGCTCGTTGACCGAGGTGCAGAGCAATTCCTTCTCCATTCAGCCCGCTGCCGCGGCCCGCCTGGATCTGGTGGGCCTGGTGGGGCCCGTTACCTCTGGGGTGCCGGGCAGTGTCGAGGTGAAGGTCTTCGATGCGTTCGACAACGTGGCCACCGGCTTCGTGGGCACGGTGCACTTCTCGTCCACGGACACCGCGGCGACGCTGCCGCCGGACTACACCTTCACGCCGGGGGATAAGGGGCACAAGGCCTTCACCGGCGTCGTGCTCCAGACGGTGGGGGCTCAGACGGTGACGGTGCAGGACCTCGCGACGCCTTCGCTCCAGGACGAGCTGACGGTGGAGGTGGGCGATGTCTCCGTGGAGGAACTGGTGCTCGAGGTGCCCTCGGCCCCTGTTCAGGCCGGAAGCCCCTTCGCGGTGACGGTCACGCTCCGGGATGGCAACGGGAACATCGCCACGGGCTACACGGGCACGGTGAGCTTCGGCTCCAGCGATGGCCAGGTGACGCTGCCCACGGACTATGCGTTCACCGCGGCGGACGCGGGGAAGAAGACGTTCTCCGGGCTCGTGCTGCGCACCGCGGGCACCCAGTCGATCACCGTGCAGGAGGCGGGGGCCACCGGGCTGACGGACACCAAGAGCCTCTCCGTGACGGAGGGCCCCACCGCGAGCCTGATGCTCTCCAGCCCCGGCACGGCCACCGCGGGGGCCTCCTTCAGCGTGACGCTCAGCGCGCGGGACGCTTTCGGCAACGTGGTGACGGGCTACACGGGCAGCGCGTCCTTCTCCTCCGATGATGTGCTGGCGGAGCTTCCCGAGGCCTACACCTTCACCGAGGGCGATGCGGGGCAGCGCGTGTTCAGCGCCACCTTGAAGTCGGCGGGCACGAAGCAGGTGAGCGTGACGGATGGCACGTTCAACACCAGCGCCACGCTGACGGTCGGCTCGGGCACCCCGGCGAAGCTGGTGTTCTCCCAGCAGCCCGCCCACGGCACCGTGCGCGCCACGCTGGCGGAGGTGCGCGTGGCCCTCCAGGACGGGTTTGGCAACACCCTCTCTGTGTCGGAGCCCGCCGTGACGGTGGCGCTCACCGGGGGCAACCCGGCCTCGGTGCTGAGCGGTACGACGACCGTGTCCCCTGCGGAGGGCGTGGCCTCCTTCTCGGGCCTCTCGGTGGACCAGGAGGGCACGGCGTTCGAGTTTGAGGCGAGCGCCACGGGCCTGCCGTCCGTGAAGAGCACGGCGTTCCAGGTGCAGGATGATCTCTCGCCGGCCGTGGCCGTGCTCAGCGGCTCAGCGGACTCCGCCTCCAGTGTGACGCTCACCTGGGCGGCCGTGGGGGACGACGGCACGGAAGGCACGGCCTCCAGCTACGAGCTGCGCCACGCGGCCACGGACATCACCACCGAGGCGCAGTTCGCCGCGGCCACCGCGGTCAGCATCCCCGCGCCGCAGGCCGCCGGGCAGCCGGAGACGGCCACCGTGACGGGGCTGACCCCGGGCGCCCACTTCTTCGCGCTCAAGGTGCTTGATGGGGCGGGCAACTCCAGCCGCTCGGCCAGCGTCCAGGTGGAACTGACGGTGCCCCCGGTGGTCCAGGAGGGCCATGTCATCATCAGCGAGTTCCGGGCCCTGGGCGAGGAGTTCATCGAGCTGCGCAACACCACTACGGCCGACCTCGACGTGCACGGCTATGTCTTCCGGAACGCCGCCAACGACGAGGTGAACCTCCGCGCGAAGAGCGATCCGAACGGGACGGCGGGCACGCCCGTCATCATCCCCGCGGGGGGCGTGCTCATGGGCATTCCCAACCCGTCCGGCGCCATTCCCACCACCGTGGGCTTCGTCTACGGCGCGCCGGGCACGGCGTTCGCGCTGGCGGACACGGGGGACACGCTGGAGCTCTACGCCCAGGTTCCCTCGCACCTGGAGGACCGGGTGGACTTCCAGTCCTTCGTCACGAACCCCAATACGCCGCTGACGGCCACCGCGTTCGTGGGCTTCGCGGGCAGCTCCACCCAGCTGGATCCGGGCAGCCTCACGGCCGAGGCCAACGACACGGCGGCGAACTGGTGCGTGAGCTTCTATCCGGCGGGCAGCCGCGCGGGCCGCATCCAGGACACCGCGGGCGCGCCCAACGGCAGCTGCAAGGTGGCCGTCATCAACGAGGTGATGCTGGATGCCCCCTCGGGCGAGGATGGCCGGGTCTTCGTGGAGCTCGCGGGCCCCGGCGGCTCGGTGATTGGCGGGGCGAAGATTCTCGACATCGAGGGCAAAGGCGGCGCGGCGGGGACCCTCAACACGGACACCGACTTTGCACCGGGTGAAACGGACGGCGAGTTCATCCTCCCGGCGGGGACGCGCTTCCCGGCGGACGGCATCCTGCTCATCGCGGACGCGACGGTGAATAACATGACCAGTGTCGCCGGCTTCGTGGAGGGGGTGGACGTCAAGGCCCGCGATATCTCCCTGGAGCGGGGCGGCGGCGACACCATCCAACTGGTCTCCGCCGCGGGCACCCTGCTCGATGTGCTGGGCCATGACACGGCGGGCGCGAGCCTCACGGTGGCCACGGCCTTCAATGGCCTGCCCATGTACGCCACGCAGACGGCGCTCACCCCGACGCCCACGATTGGAACTGCCGCGCCCACGTTTGCCCGAGCACCCAACAGTGCCGACTCGGGCAACAACCGCGAGGACTTCCACGCGGACCCCTCGGCGACGCCGGGTGTCGCGAACGACGAGGTGCACTTCACGGTGACGGGGCTCTCCCCCAACAACAGCGCGGCCTCCGCGGGCAGAAATGGCGTCACCATCACCGGGACGGACTTCTCGCCCGGGCTGCGCGCCACCTTTGGCGCGAACCCCTCGGTGCCGTGTGGCCTCGTCAGCCCCACGTCCGCCACCTGCGATGCCGTGAAGAACGCGTTCGAACTGGTCGCGCGAGTCAACGTGAGCTTCAGCAACCCCGCGAACGTGAAGACCCCGGACGTGCAGGTCGTGGGGGGCTTCACGTACACCGGGAGCAACAACGACGCCACGCCCACCGCCGACCCGCTGGAGACGGATTTCTGCAACCTCCAGTTCCCGGCCTCCATCTCGGTGCAGCGCACCAAGCCGACGGAGCCCATCTATGGGCGGCTCTACGAGGCGGGCGTGACGGAGTCTTATGGCGATCCGGGCGGAATCCTCGCCGAGGTGGGCTATGGCACCTCGGGGACCAATCCGATCAGCCACATCTCGTGGCAGTTCTTCCCCGCCACCTACAACGCCCAGGTGGGCAACGACGATGAGTTCGCCGGCTCGCTCGTGCCTCAGGCCACAGGCACCTACTCCTATACGTACCGGTTCAGCTTCGACAACGGGCTGCACTGGACGTACTGCGACACGGACGGCGCGGGCTCGAACAACGGGCTCGTGTTCGAGCACACCAAGCTGGGCGTGATGACGGTCACCAACTAG
- a CDS encoding c-type cytochrome: protein MGGLMRRWGRHGDVAVCAVAVLLSLGSGLWVMRAWAAQPRGEAEQGGLRLRLEQATWLHEPMDHGDAVRLPVGQGAPGLGQRQLAVGLTLWNGARAPVAFSPWDFVLVSEAGQVWFPIEAGEPSILRPGQRLSLSWGFNVPVSAGSLRLEWGAAGTARALLLSMQPPPSVTGEAEGQARWPPRAEELPRGSPREGAALFHERFACVTCHGSPELPGEARAAPPLNGFAQSGATRISGMSAAQYAYESLLFPGAFIASGCGQNAPCQEPSLMPVYGEALSAQEMADLISYLVGPGSRP, encoded by the coding sequence GTGGGGGGGCTCATGCGGCGCTGGGGCCGTCACGGGGACGTGGCGGTGTGCGCGGTGGCGGTGCTGCTCAGCCTGGGCAGTGGGCTCTGGGTGATGCGCGCGTGGGCGGCCCAGCCCCGAGGGGAAGCGGAGCAAGGCGGGTTGCGGCTCCGGCTGGAGCAGGCCACCTGGCTCCACGAGCCCATGGACCATGGCGACGCGGTCCGGCTGCCCGTGGGCCAGGGAGCGCCAGGGCTTGGACAGCGGCAGCTCGCCGTGGGGCTGACGCTCTGGAATGGTGCGCGGGCCCCGGTGGCCTTCTCGCCTTGGGACTTCGTCCTGGTCTCGGAGGCGGGCCAGGTGTGGTTTCCGATAGAAGCGGGGGAGCCCTCCATCCTCCGGCCAGGACAACGCCTGTCCCTCTCCTGGGGGTTCAACGTGCCGGTGTCCGCGGGGAGCTTGCGGCTGGAGTGGGGCGCCGCGGGCACGGCGCGAGCCCTGCTGCTGTCCATGCAGCCTCCCCCCAGCGTCACCGGGGAGGCCGAAGGCCAGGCGCGGTGGCCTCCGCGGGCCGAGGAGCTGCCCCGGGGTTCTCCCCGGGAGGGCGCTGCGCTCTTTCATGAGCGGTTCGCCTGCGTCACGTGCCACGGGAGCCCGGAGCTTCCGGGGGAGGCCCGTGCGGCCCCCCCGCTGAACGGGTTTGCCCAGTCCGGGGCCACGCGAATCAGCGGGATGAGCGCGGCGCAGTACGCGTACGAGTCCCTCCTCTTTCCCGGGGCCTTCATCGCCTCCGGGTGTGGGCAGAATGCCCCCTGCCAGGAGCCGAGCCTCATGCCCGTCTACGGGGAGGCGCTGTCCGCGCAGGAGATGGCGGACCTCATCAGCTACCTCGTGGGCCCGGGGAGCAGGCCATGA